The genome window TTCGAGGACTGGCGCTTTTCAGACCCCTTTCAGCGCGCCAGCATCTTCAAGCGCGCTGCCGAGCTGCTGCGCGCCCGCCGCCTGGAGCTGAACGCGGTCATGACGCTGGAAAACGGCAAGAACTGGCCGGAAGCCGACGGCGAGGTGGCCGAATCCGTGGACCACTTCGAGGTCTTTGCGCGCGAGGCGCTGCGCTGGGCCCAGGGCAAGCCGGTCTACCCCATGCCCGACGAGCACGTGACCACGGTGTACGAGCCGCTGGGCGTGGTGGCCTGTATCAGCCCCTGGAACTTTCCCAGTGCCATTCCACTGGGCATGGCCCTGGGCGCGATTGCGGCGGGCAACACCGTGATCTGGAAGCCGGCCCGGGAAACGCCGCTCTCGTCGTACCTGATGGTGGAACTGCTGTTCGAGGCCGGGCTGCCCCGGGGCGTGATTCAGTTCCTGACCGGCACCGACGACGTGCTGGGCGATCCCCTGGTGGACCACCCGGGCGTGCGCATGATCGCCTTTACCGGCAGCAAGGAAATCGGCTGCCGCATCTACGAGCGCGCGGCGAAGGTGCAGCCGGGCCAGCGCTGGCTCAAGCGCGTGATGGCCGAGATGGGCGGCAAGGACCCCACTGTGGTCTGCGCCGACGGCGACCTGGACGCGGCGGCCCAGGGCATCGTGCAGGCGGCCTTCGGGTACGCGGGGCAGAAGTGCTCGGCCTGTTCACGGGTGATTGTGGAAGAGAGCGTGCATGACGCGCTGCTGGAGAAGGTCACGGCGCTGGCCCGGCAGCTGAAGGTGGGCCTGCCCGAAGACAACGCCGACCTGGGCCCGGTGATTCATACGGGCAGCGCCCAGCGCATCATGGGCTTTGTGGAGCGGGGCCAGCAGAGCGCCCGCCTCGTGCTGGGCGGCGAGGTGCCGGACATGGGCGAGCGCCAGGGCGGCTACGTTGCCCCCACCATCTTTGCCGACGTGCCCCCCAGCGATCCCCTGTTTCAGGAGGAAATCTTCGGGCCCGTGCTGGCATTCACGAAAGCGCGCGACTGGCAGCACGCCATCGAACTGGCCAATGACAGCGAATATGGCCTGACCGCCGCCTTTTACAGCCGCGACCCCCGCAAGATCGAGGAAGCCCGCCGCCGCATTCACGTGGGCAACCTGTACATCAACCGCAAG of Deinococcus arcticus contains these proteins:
- a CDS encoding L-glutamate gamma-semialdehyde dehydrogenase, producing MTTMMEGFLPFEHEPYFNFRDEATVQAQRAAFQQVREQYVGRTFPLIVNGQPAQGSGTFEVRNPADTREVVWQFQNATPEQLQQAVQAAQRAFEDWRFSDPFQRASIFKRAAELLRARRLELNAVMTLENGKNWPEADGEVAESVDHFEVFAREALRWAQGKPVYPMPDEHVTTVYEPLGVVACISPWNFPSAIPLGMALGAIAAGNTVIWKPARETPLSSYLMVELLFEAGLPRGVIQFLTGTDDVLGDPLVDHPGVRMIAFTGSKEIGCRIYERAAKVQPGQRWLKRVMAEMGGKDPTVVCADGDLDAAAQGIVQAAFGYAGQKCSACSRVIVEESVHDALLEKVTALARQLKVGLPEDNADLGPVIHTGSAQRIMGFVERGQQSARLVLGGEVPDMGERQGGYVAPTIFADVPPSDPLFQEEIFGPVLAFTKARDWQHAIELANDSEYGLTAAFYSRDPRKIEEARRRIHVGNLYINRKCTGALSGTHAFGGYGMSGTNAKVGGPDYLFWFLQTKTIAQRY